The DNA window AGATGAGCATGTAGATGAGCGCGGCGCCCGGTGAACCATTCCAATAACTAGGGCTGGAAAATAGATTCCCAAGTCCTTCACCCATAACCCATATGATGAGCGCCCAGACCAGCGAAGCCCAAATTGCCACTCGACCCCACCAATGATTACGGCCCGTCAAAATTCCAACACCAATTGCAAGTTGGGCAAGCAATGCTGCAATATTGTTGCCCACAGTGTCCTGGTTCCACATTGTAATTCCAAAATCCATGATGTGCTGTAGCCAACCCGGTTGAGATTGTGCAACAGAATTAAATACGAACTTCACAAAAATAGGCAATGCCATCTCAGGTTGAGATTGTAAAAATCCGTCGATGAGCCAGATGAAACCTAGCCCATACCATGCAATATACCAGCCTAAGGGATAGGAGTGAGTTCCGTTTTTCGATACCTTCGGCGATTCGCCACGAACAGTTAGCCTCATCGTATTTTTTGAATTTTTGTTTGCAACGGACTGATCCTCTTGTTCTTCGAATTGTTGACCAACCCACTTAAAGATAAAAGTCATAAATGCCAGTACAAAAATAACAAAGAAAAGAATCCATACAACCGTCAAAAGCGAATTGTAATAAACTGTAAGAAGCTGTACGTTATTTAGTCCTTTCATATTCATGACGGTTCGTTCCCCCCTGTCAACAAAATCCATTGTCTAATAGTGACAGAAATGTGTCGCCGCACACTTCAGCTTGATCTTTAGTAGAGCAACGGTTCCTTTCAATCACCAACAAAACTACTTTAGCACACGAGAATATCCACAGTAAAACGTAATCATTACGAATTTTGATCGAAAATCATAATAATGTCATAAAAAATTGTTATGGCATCTCACACATTGAGTCACCCTTCTATAATGAGTTGCAAAGTTTCATAACCGTTGTGTCATCCACCCACGCCTTTTTCACGCGTGTCTCATATGCTCTAGGGAGACTGCCCGACAAAGGATGACCCGTGTTGAAGCGACAACGAAGACCGGAACTCGGAAAGTGGCTACTCTATAAAATGTTCAGAAACAATGCGCACTGCCGTCCCTATTTGCCACCGACAAAGGTGTTAAGCAAAACGACGCTTCGCGAAATGCTCTCACTGTACAGTTCTGTTTATGTAAAACCCGTGGCAGGTTCACGCGGGCGCGGTGTCATGCGCGTTGTGGCGCGTGATGATCACTATCAACTGCATGTCGAGAATCAATCCGAAAAAACCTTCTCTTCCTTTTCAAAACTGTTTCACGCCATCTCCATACAGACGGCAAAAAAGCGGTACATTGTCCAGCGCGACGCACGGCTCGCCCACATTAACGGACGACCGTTTGACGTGCGGGTCATGCTTCAAAAGGATGAGCACGGCGAATACCAATGCACAGGAATCTGTGCAAAAGTCGCCGGACCACACTCCGCCGTGACAAATGTGGCGCGCAGCCGCGGCTACGTATTGACCCTTGAATCCGCGTTAGAACGCGCGTTCGGCATGTCACCTTCAAAGCAAAATGAACTGCGCAAGGAACTTGTCGGCTTAGGCTTTGCCGCAGCACGACACATGGAATCATACCAACCGTACGCAGAAATTGGCCTCGACGTCGGAATCGATCAAAAAGGGAAGCTTCACTTCCTCGAAATCAACACAGGACCCAGTCACGCTCTTTTTCGCCACAAAGAAACCGCCGCGATGTATAAAACCATCCAAGAAGTTGCACGCAAAAGAAGGCGCGCCTTCGCGAAAAGACGCGCCAACCGCACTGCGTGAATTTTACTTTAGAGACTCGCCTTTAAAATCGCCAGAACATCGCTTTCACTTAGCTTTTTGTAATTTCCAAGCGTCCCCATGCGCACAGCGTGCGCCGCCATCTTTTCAAGGTGTTCATCAGGAATGTCATAGTCAGCGAGGCGCTTTGGCGCTCCGATGCTGTCAAAAAACGAACGGACAGCCGCAATCGCTTCAAGCGCCACAGCGCGCTCGTCCTTGCCGTAGGGATCTATGCCAAAGACGCGCGTTCCGAGTTGCGCAAACCTCGCGGTTCCTTCGCTTAGCACGTGGTTCATCCAGTTTGGGAAGATGATCGCAAGTCCACCGCCGTGCGGAATGTCATAGTATGCGCTGACTTCATGCTCAATGCCATGCGTCGCCCAATCGCCGAGCATTCCCATTGCAATCATGCCGTTTAACGCCATCGTCCCACAGTACATGATCGTCTCGCGCGCCGTATAATCCTGCGGACTCTCAAGCACGCGCGGCGCGTACTCGATAATCGTTGCCATCACCGACTCGCAAAGCCTCTCTTGAAGTGCCGTATTGGGCGTGTGAGAGAAATACTGTTCAAGGACGTGACTGAACATATCCACAATGCCATAAACAGTTTGCTCGCGAGAAACCGTAAATGTATTCGTCGGATCGCAAAACGAGAATTTCGGAAACGTGTGAACAGAGCTTGAGCCGATCTTCTCATTCGTTTCCCAGTTTGTAATCACACCGCCGCTGTTCATTTCAGAACCCGTCGCCGCAAGTGTCAAAATTGTTCCAAGCGGCAAGGCGCGCTCCGGACGCTTGCGCGTGCTGTAAAAATCCCACACGTCGCCATCGTACAGCGCGCCACCAGCAATCGCCTTCGACGCGTCAAGCACCGATCCCCCGCCGACGGCGAGAACCAATTGAACATCGTGTTCACGGCAGAGCGCGATCCCTTTTTTCACTGTGGTCAAACGCGGGTTTGGCTCGATGCCGGCCAGTTCAAACACTGTGACACCGCCGTCTTTTAACAGCTTCATCACGCGGTCGTAGAGTCCAAACGATTTGATGCTGCCGCCGCCATACACGAGAAGCACGCGCTCGCCATACGTGCGCACTTGACTTAGCAAGTTTTTTTCCAGTTGATCCCGTCCGTAAAACAGTTGGGTTGGATTGTAAAATGTGAATGCATTCATATGAAAGACACCTCCTGAAGACTTACGTTTTTAACCTTACCATCTTTTTGTTTGTGCATCAAATGGCGCACCAAGACACACGCTAATTTTCAGGATGTAGAAATTACAAGGCATCCATGCGCATGAAATTCATCCAATTTTTGATTGTGAGGTGAAGACATTGGGAGAGCGCACCCTTTTTGTCGGAGGCGAACAGGCGCCAAATGACGGGTTTTATGTCGAAGTTAGCGAGCAGCGCCACGGGTCTCCGGTAAACGACCCCCAAGGTGTTCAGCTAAAGCGTGGAGATCGCTTTCCAGAACTGAGCGATAAAGATCGCAAATGGACGCTGCGCCGCAAGTAAAGAATTTTATGTATACAAACCGGGTCAGCGAATCGACCCGGTCTCTGCAAAACGCCGCGCGAGTGTGTCAATTTCGCGCTTTAACTCGGCGACGAGCTCGTGTTCAGGCACTTTGCGCACAACCTCGCCGTAGCGAAACAAAAGCCCCTCACCGCGCGCGCCAGCGATACCAATATCCGCCTCACGCGCCTCACCCGGGCCGTTTACCGCGCACCCGAGCACGGAAACTTTAATCGGCGCCTTAATGTTTTGTACATACTCCTCGATCTCATTGGCAATGGAGATCAAGTCAATGTCAATCCGTCCACACGTCGGGCAGGAGACCAGTGTGACCGCGTTTGAGATGATGCCAAATGTCTTTAAGAGTTCGCGCGCCACCTTGATCTCTTCGACAGGGTCAGCCGACAGAGAAACTCGGATCGTGTTGCCAAGCCCTGCCGCCAGAAGTGTGCCAAGCCCCGCCGCGCTCTTGATCGTACCGCTAAAAAGAGTACCAGACTCGGTGATTCCGAGGTGAAGCGGATAGGCAAACGTGCTTGCCGCGAGTTTGTACGCGTCGATCGCGAGATTGACATCCGACGCCTTCATGGAAACGATGATATCCGTAAAATCGAGTGACTCCAGGATCTCGATATGGTGAAGTGCACTTTCAAGCATTCCCTGCGCGGTCGGATAGCCGTAACGCTCAAGAATGTGACGCTCAAGCGATCCCGCATTTACCCCGATGCGGATCGGCACGCCGCGCGCTTTGCACGCCTTTACCACTTCTTCAACACGTTCGCGCTTTCCGATGTTCCCCGGGTTGATCCGCACCTTGTCGACGCCGTTTTCAATCGCGAGCAGCGCCAAGCGATGGTCAAAATGAATATCCGCCACGAGCGGGATGTGAATCTTTTTCTTAATTTCTTTGATCGCGTCAGCCGCCTCACGCGAGTTCACTGTGACGCGCACCAAGTCGGCTCCCGCGTCTTCGAGTCGGTGAATCTCTGCGACCGTCGCTTTGACATCCGCCGTTTTTGTCATGGTCATGCTCTGCATCGTCACGTGTTGGCTGCCGCCAATGGTGAGAGGTCCTACGCGAACCGGTTTGGTTTGATCACGCAAAAACATGCGTATGCCCCTTTTCTCATCAACTCTCATCGACATCGTGATGAATCTATTATAGCGCAGTCAAGCATGCGCGACGAGTCTTGGAACCGACAGGCAAAAGACCGTATAATGGACGAGGTGTCACATCATGATCAGAAAAAGGAGAATCCTGCGTTGAAAAAAGCAATCGTAGAACTTGCAAACGGCGGCACGATGGAGTTCGAGTTGTTTGATCAAGAAGCGCCAGGCACTGTGGCAAACTTCGAAAAACTCGCCAACTCAGGCTTTTACGACGGTCTGACCTTTCACCGCGTCATTCCTGGCTTCGTCGCTCAAGGCGGCTGCCCCAATGGCACCGGAACAGGCGGACCGGGCTACACTATCAAGTGTGAGGTGGAAAATAACCCGCACATCCACCAGCGCGGAGCGCTCTCCATGGCGCACGCCGGGCGCAATACGGGCGGTTCCCAGTTTTTCATCGTGCACGATCGCAAGACGACGGCACACTTGGACGGGAATCACACGGTCTTCGGGCAGATTGCAAGCGGTGATGCGCATATTGAGGCGATTCGGCAAGGAGACCGCATGACGTCCATTCGCGTCGTCGAGGTTCCGAGCGCCTGACACGCTTTTTAAGCAGCATTGCAAACTGTCCATCTTTTAAAGGTGGACAGTTTTTAATGATCGCCTGTCGCGATCGGCAGCGCGTCATCCGCACACCATTCGCTAAAACTCCCCACATAGACGCGCGGGCGCTCACCGATCTCAAAGAGTGCCATGGCAAGGACGCACGCCGTGACGCCTGATCCACACGACACCCCAATCGGTTCCCCGTCAAGATACGGTTTTAGAATCTCCCGCAATTCCACTTCGTCGCGCAAGACGGCCGGCGCTTTGTAGAGACTGGTAAAAGGCACACACGATGCGCCCGGAATATGTCCGGCTTTGCGATCGATTGGCTCCATCTCTCCGCGGTAACGTTCAGGCGCACGCGCATCGAGCAAGTGGTGGACGCGCGGGGTGTCCGGGCGTTGCAAGATATCCTTTTTTTCAAGCATCCAGTCGCTTTGGTACGAAGAGACATACGCTGAACCCGACACTTCACGCGCGCGCGCGATTCCCGCCTCAAGTTCGCCGCCTGCCGCCTGCCACGCCTTGATGCCCCCTGCGAGAACACGCACATCGCGATGGCCGTAGAGCCTAAGCATCCACCACAGACGCGGCGCCATGTCCCCTTTTTCATCATAGACAATCACGCGTGACAAAGGCGTCACGGAAAGCCGCTCTAAGAATGCGGCAAATGCAGCTTCAGACGGAAGGGGGTGCCTTCCATCACCCGGTCGCGGCGGCCGCGACAGATCCTTTTCTAGATCCGCATAAAAGGCGCCAGGAATGTGTCCTGCGCGATACGCGTCGAATCCGGCGTCTGGTGCACTTAACGTAAAGCGGCAGTCAATCACGACGATGTCCTGCTCTTTGTGATGGCAAAGAAGCCACGCGACACTGCACTGTGTGGCCGTCCAATCGCGATTCATCATCCACTCTCCATTCGTTAGATCTGCTGCTTGCGCTTATTGTACAATGAAGTGAACGCACATACATGCTCATTGATCCTTTAGGAGGCGCTTATGGCAACTATCGAAGATGAACTTGAACGCGCGCGTGCCGCGCAGCTTGAGGAGTTATCCTCCTTTTTGCGAATTCAAAGCATCAGCACGCTGTCTTCACAACAAGCCGAGATGAGAAACGCCGCCGCCTGGCTTGTTGACAAATTGCAGCGGGCTGGATTCAAAAATGCCGAGGTGCTAGAAACAGGTGGGCACCCGTTGGTCTTTGCTTCTTTTCATGTAGGCGACGATGCGCCAACGATCCTGATGTATGGACACTACGATGTGCAGCCAGTCGACCCGCTGGAACTCTGGACAACGCCTCCCTTTGAACCGAAGATCCGCGATCAAAAACTGTATGCGCGCGGCGCATCAGATGACAAGGGACCGGTATTTCTTCACATCCTCGCCCTCGAAACACTCATCCGCCGCGGCGAACTGCGCGTCAATGTGAAGCTGTGCATCGAGGGCGAAGAGGAGTGCGGCAGTACGAATCTCCCCACTTTTCTTGAAAAGAATGCGGAGCGTCTGCGCGCCGATGTGTTGCTCATTTCGGATACGACGATGGTCGGTCCGATGCAACCGGGAATTTGCTATGGGTTGCGCGGACTCTGCGCACTTCAGGTCGACCTGAAAACAGCCAACTCAGACCTTCACTCAGGGCTCTATGGCGGCGCTGTACCCAATGCGCTCCACGCGATGGTCGAACTACTGGCGTCGCTTCACCACCCCGATGGACGTGTCGCCGTCGATGGATTCTACGATGAGGTGGTGGATCTCACAATGGATGAGCGCGCTGCGCTCGCCGAGCTTCCACACGATGATGAAGCATATCGCAAAGCACTTGGGCTAACCGCGCTTTTTGGCGAAGCAGGCTATACGACAATCGAGCGCTCAACCGCCAGGCCAACGCTTGAGATCAATGGCCTGTATGGAGGATTTCAAGGCGAAGGTACAAAAACGGTGATTCCGCACGAGGCGCATGCAAAGATAACATGCCGACTTGTCAATCAGCAGACACCGGCGACCATTCAGGAGAAGGTTAAAAAGCACCTTTTGGAGCACGCGCCTATCGGTGCGACACTCACCGTGACACTGCAGGATACGGGTAACCCATACCTTGGTTCCTTTGACGCACCCGCGGTGGAACTCGCCAAAAAAAGTTACGAGCATGCATACGGTGTACAGCCTTACATGACGCGCATGGGTGGCTCGATCCCGATCGTTGAAGTGTTTCATCGTGTTTTGAACATTCCTGTCGTACTCATGGGCTTCAGCCTGATGACCGAGAATTTTCACGCACCAAACGAGCACTTCTCTCTGGAAAACTTTGACCGTGGCATTCGTGCACTCACACATTTTTATCGTGAAGCCGCTACCGCGCTCAAATAGCGCACACAAAACGAGAGCCACGCACCCAATGGGCGTGGCTCTCAAAGATTGCAACAAACTACTTTTTACACCGCGCTGATTACCATCGCGGCCGCCATCACCATCAAGTAAATCAGCGAGAACTTGAACATTTCCGTCGCCCAAGCCACATCATCGGTCGCGCGATACCCGCGTACAGCTTTGACGATC is part of the Ferroacidibacillus organovorans genome and encodes:
- a CDS encoding sulfurtransferase yields the protein MNRDWTATQCSVAWLLCHHKEQDIVVIDCRFTLSAPDAGFDAYRAGHIPGAFYADLEKDLSRPPRPGDGRHPLPSEAAFAAFLERLSVTPLSRVIVYDEKGDMAPRLWWMLRLYGHRDVRVLAGGIKAWQAAGGELEAGIARAREVSGSAYVSSYQSDWMLEKKDILQRPDTPRVHHLLDARAPERYRGEMEPIDRKAGHIPGASCVPFTSLYKAPAVLRDEVELREILKPYLDGEPIGVSCGSGVTACVLAMALFEIGERPRVYVGSFSEWCADDALPIATGDH
- a CDS encoding dipeptidase, translating into MATIEDELERARAAQLEELSSFLRIQSISTLSSQQAEMRNAAAWLVDKLQRAGFKNAEVLETGGHPLVFASFHVGDDAPTILMYGHYDVQPVDPLELWTTPPFEPKIRDQKLYARGASDDKGPVFLHILALETLIRRGELRVNVKLCIEGEEECGSTNLPTFLEKNAERLRADVLLISDTTMVGPMQPGICYGLRGLCALQVDLKTANSDLHSGLYGGAVPNALHAMVELLASLHHPDGRVAVDGFYDEVVDLTMDERAALAELPHDDEAYRKALGLTALFGEAGYTTIERSTARPTLEINGLYGGFQGEGTKTVIPHEAHAKITCRLVNQQTPATIQEKVKKHLLEHAPIGATLTVTLQDTGNPYLGSFDAPAVELAKKSYEHAYGVQPYMTRMGGSIPIVEVFHRVLNIPVVLMGFSLMTENFHAPNEHFSLENFDRGIRALTHFYREAATALK
- a CDS encoding YheC/YheD family protein, with the translated sequence MKRQRRPELGKWLLYKMFRNNAHCRPYLPPTKVLSKTTLREMLSLYSSVYVKPVAGSRGRGVMRVVARDDHYQLHVENQSEKTFSSFSKLFHAISIQTAKKRYIVQRDARLAHINGRPFDVRVMLQKDEHGEYQCTGICAKVAGPHSAVTNVARSRGYVLTLESALERAFGMSPSKQNELRKELVGLGFAAARHMESYQPYAEIGLDVGIDQKGKLHFLEINTGPSHALFRHKETAAMYKTIQEVARKRRRAFAKRRANRTA
- a CDS encoding peptidylprolyl isomerase, whose product is MKKAIVELANGGTMEFELFDQEAPGTVANFEKLANSGFYDGLTFHRVIPGFVAQGGCPNGTGTGGPGYTIKCEVENNPHIHQRGALSMAHAGRNTGGSQFFIVHDRKTTAHLDGNHTVFGQIASGDAHIEAIRQGDRMTSIRVVEVPSA
- a CDS encoding iron-containing alcohol dehydrogenase yields the protein MNAFTFYNPTQLFYGRDQLEKNLLSQVRTYGERVLLVYGGGSIKSFGLYDRVMKLLKDGGVTVFELAGIEPNPRLTTVKKGIALCREHDVQLVLAVGGGSVLDASKAIAGGALYDGDVWDFYSTRKRPERALPLGTILTLAATGSEMNSGGVITNWETNEKIGSSSVHTFPKFSFCDPTNTFTVSREQTVYGIVDMFSHVLEQYFSHTPNTALQERLCESVMATIIEYAPRVLESPQDYTARETIMYCGTMALNGMIAMGMLGDWATHGIEHEVSAYYDIPHGGGLAIIFPNWMNHVLSEGTARFAQLGTRVFGIDPYGKDERAVALEAIAAVRSFFDSIGAPKRLADYDIPDEHLEKMAAHAVRMGTLGNYKKLSESDVLAILKASL
- the ispG gene encoding flavodoxin-dependent (E)-4-hydroxy-3-methylbut-2-enyl-diphosphate synthase, translated to MFLRDQTKPVRVGPLTIGGSQHVTMQSMTMTKTADVKATVAEIHRLEDAGADLVRVTVNSREAADAIKEIKKKIHIPLVADIHFDHRLALLAIENGVDKVRINPGNIGKRERVEEVVKACKARGVPIRIGVNAGSLERHILERYGYPTAQGMLESALHHIEILESLDFTDIIVSMKASDVNLAIDAYKLAASTFAYPLHLGITESGTLFSGTIKSAAGLGTLLAAGLGNTIRVSLSADPVEEIKVARELLKTFGIISNAVTLVSCPTCGRIDIDLISIANEIEEYVQNIKAPIKVSVLGCAVNGPGEAREADIGIAGARGEGLLFRYGEVVRKVPEHELVAELKREIDTLARRFAETGSIR
- a CDS encoding YjzC family protein; amino-acid sequence: MGERTLFVGGEQAPNDGFYVEVSEQRHGSPVNDPQGVQLKRGDRFPELSDKDRKWTLRRK